One genomic segment of Polyodon spathula isolate WHYD16114869_AA chromosome 35, ASM1765450v1, whole genome shotgun sequence includes these proteins:
- the LOC121303814 gene encoding mRNA decay activator protein ZFP36L1-like: MPSYVLSPFLELDEVLCKNFLNLDLKDAPMPVGFKNSQPVSPLSQGGIAFNTGSAGLISDVGLCLQSSKWSRSTEQPPPPGFSKVPFWVDRPISMIESDSFSLGWAASDSSLTKQEVAPGPTDAAAAASTTPSSSRYKTEMCRTFEESGNCKYGAKCQFAHGYNEIRGLNRHPKYKTEFCRTFHTVGFCPYGIRCHFVHNAEEELQARPQQQPAPRNRKPPLLRQSMSFAGFPSAPHLKETPFSRVPATPPPPSTCIPELLSPVFPKTDSLPIFTEAGLEPGPQFLLSSDSSRSFAKGATTFPSFSSGSRSPVQRPPPSLALRSRSLSSNSLSDHEGGYSSSASSLSGSESPVFEASGRRLPIFSQLSVPDDDCASFFC; encoded by the exons ATGCCGTCTTACGTACTCTCACCCTTTCTTGAGCTGGATGAAGTTCTGTGCAAG aattttcTGAATCTTGACCTGAAAGATGCTCCAATGCCGGTGGGGTTCAAGAACAGCCAGCCTGTCTCCCCTCTTTCCCAAGGGGGTATTGCATTCAACACCGGTAGCGCTGGCCTAATTAGTGATGTTGGATTGTGTCTCCAGTCCAGCAAGTGGTCCCGGTCAACAGAACAGCCTCCACCACCGGGCTTCAGCAAGGTTCCATTCTGGGTGGACCGTCCCATCAGCATGATCGAAAGTGACTCCTTCAGCTTGGGGTGGGCAGCTTCTGACTCTAGCCTAACCAAGCAAGAGGTGGCCCCTGGTCCCACCGACGCAGCTGCCGCCGCCTCCACCACTCCCAGTTCGTCCCGCTACAAGACGGAAATGTGCCGGACGTTCGAAGAGAGCGGTAACTGCAAGTACGGTGCCAAGTGCCAGTTCGCGCACGGTTACAATGAGATCCGAGGCCTCAACCGACACCCTAAATACAAGACCGAGTTTTGTCGCACGTTTCACACCGTCGGTTTCTGCCCTTACGGCATCCGGTGTCACTTTGTCCACAACGCAGAAGAGGAGCTGCAGGCCCGTCCTCAACAGCAGCCGGCTCCCAGAAACAGAAAGCCTCCGCTGCTGAGACAAAGCATGAGTTTTGCTGGTTTCCCCTCTGCCCCACACCTTAAGGAGACCCCTTTCTCCAGAGTGCCTGCCACCCCCCCTCCTCCTTCCACATGCATCCCAGAACTCCTCTCCCCTGTCTTCCCGAAGACTGACTCCTTACCCATCTTTACCGAAGCAGGCCTGGAGCCTGGGCCTCAATTTCTGCTTTCTTCTGACTCCAGCCGCTCTTTTGCCAAAGGTGCCACTACCTTCCCCTCTTTCTCCAGCGGAAGCCGGTCACCCGTCCAGCGTCCTCCACCCAGCCTTGCTCTCCGATCAAGGAGCCTGTCTTCCAACTCTCTCTCCGATCACGAAGGAGGTTACAGTAGCTCCGCCAGCAGTCTCAGCGGCTCCGAATCTCCTGTATTTGAGGCTTCCGGACGACGACTGCCCATTTTCAGCCAGCTTTCAGTGCCAGACGACGATTGTGCCTCATTTTTCTGTTAG